The proteins below are encoded in one region of Thermoleophilum album:
- a CDS encoding murein hydrolase activator EnvC family protein, translated as MMRRRFWLPITLGLSAYLVLPLPGLSAPLDERIDRQRAKVERKRQTEGVLTQTIAAQNEKIRGLQGEVRGLQRRQQRLQATLDEKRTELLDVRDRLERARRRLAELREELAVAEDALAARLVEAYKTDEPDVLTVVLNADGFGDLLERVEFLDRISDQDQRIVGRVRTAKARAQRQAEQLLTLERRAEDAAQTILARRNEIAAVRKRVVRRRTNLQEARDRRQATLARVRSSRRRAQEDLRALEAEQARVEAALRRAAQERTSASPPVPGNPPAAPIRRGSGRLIWPINGPLTSPFGPRWGRQHAGIDISAPEDTPIRAADSGRVVIAGWMGGYGNYTCIQHTGSLSTCYAHQSRLGTSQGASVRQGQVMGYVGNTGNSFGAHLHFEVRVNGSPVDPFGYL; from the coding sequence ATGATGAGACGACGCTTCTGGCTTCCCATCACCTTGGGCCTATCGGCCTATCTCGTACTCCCGCTGCCGGGACTGTCGGCTCCGCTCGACGAACGGATCGATCGCCAGCGCGCAAAGGTCGAGCGCAAGCGGCAGACCGAAGGCGTGCTCACGCAGACGATCGCGGCACAGAACGAGAAGATCCGCGGCCTCCAAGGCGAGGTCAGGGGTCTGCAACGTCGACAGCAGCGCCTCCAGGCGACGCTCGATGAGAAGCGCACCGAGCTGCTGGATGTCCGCGACCGTCTCGAGCGCGCGCGTAGGCGCCTGGCGGAGCTGAGGGAGGAGCTCGCTGTCGCCGAGGACGCCCTGGCCGCGCGGCTCGTCGAGGCCTACAAGACGGATGAGCCTGACGTCCTCACGGTGGTGCTCAACGCCGACGGGTTCGGCGACCTCCTCGAACGGGTCGAGTTCCTCGATCGCATCTCCGACCAAGATCAACGGATCGTCGGCCGGGTGCGAACGGCGAAGGCCCGGGCGCAGCGACAGGCCGAGCAGCTCCTGACGCTCGAGCGCCGTGCCGAAGACGCCGCGCAGACCATCCTCGCGCGCCGCAACGAGATCGCGGCGGTCAGGAAACGTGTGGTGCGCAGGCGCACGAACCTGCAGGAGGCCCGCGACCGGCGCCAGGCGACACTCGCGCGCGTCCGCAGCAGCCGGCGCCGGGCCCAGGAGGACCTGCGTGCCCTCGAGGCCGAGCAGGCGCGCGTGGAGGCGGCCCTTCGCCGCGCCGCCCAGGAGCGGACATCCGCCTCCCCTCCGGTGCCCGGCAACCCGCCCGCGGCACCGATCCGCCGCGGCTCGGGCCGGCTGATCTGGCCGATCAACGGCCCGCTGACCTCGCCCTTCGGCCCGCGCTGGGGACGCCAGCACGCCGGCATCGACATCAGCGCCCCGGAGGACACTCCGATCCGCGCCGCCGACTCCGGCCGTGTCGTCATCGCCGGCTGGATGGGCGGTTACGGAAACTACACCTGCATCCAGCACACCGGCAGCCTCTCCACCTGCTACGCCCACCAGTCCCGGCTGGGGACGAGTCAAGGGGCGTCGGTGCGCCAGGGACAGGTGATGGGCTACGTCGGCAACACGGGCAACTCGTTCGGCGCGCACCTCCACTTCGAGGTGCGCGTCAACGGGTCGCCCGTGGATCCGTTCGGCTACCTGTAG
- a CDS encoding M23 family metallopeptidase, producing MRPTQMLGRGAVVMIGVATLVPAAAASPTGGAGIPDDPRVRALSCVATAQRPCPADGALVRGGKVKVEGSELQASTALIFRGRRGRRDDVRVKPRKVEEGGIEANVPRRARSGPVVVVNRFGATTRAARHVAVKAAARPEPIDAAPGGKFFFAGRSKPTFTFQVGRAVTAQVELVRESDGAVVRAWDVPAEPGRPAEIRWDGKTVDGGVQNGRYRFRIAGDAATAASPAPDAQADFAYFDHVFPIRGRHNMGYTDTNNFGGGRNHKGQDMFAACGTRLAAARGGRVKFAGYHSAAGNYVVIDGAGTDVDYVYMHLRSAPLVRTGQRVFTGQQIGEVGETGRATGCHLHFEMWSAPGWYDGGAAFDPLPHLQAWDAYS from the coding sequence TTGCGTCCTACGCAAATGCTCGGTCGTGGCGCCGTGGTGATGATCGGCGTGGCGACGCTCGTTCCCGCGGCTGCCGCCAGTCCCACCGGTGGCGCTGGGATCCCCGATGACCCGCGCGTACGGGCTCTCAGTTGCGTCGCTACGGCGCAGCGCCCTTGCCCCGCAGATGGAGCGCTCGTCCGCGGCGGCAAGGTGAAGGTCGAGGGATCGGAACTGCAGGCATCCACCGCCCTCATCTTCCGCGGTCGTCGCGGCCGTCGCGACGACGTCCGCGTGAAGCCGCGAAAGGTGGAAGAGGGAGGAATCGAGGCGAACGTGCCGCGGAGAGCGCGCAGCGGGCCGGTCGTTGTCGTGAACCGCTTCGGCGCCACCACTCGAGCGGCTCGGCACGTGGCGGTCAAGGCCGCTGCTCGGCCCGAGCCGATCGACGCCGCGCCAGGCGGCAAGTTCTTCTTCGCGGGGCGATCCAAGCCGACCTTCACGTTCCAGGTAGGCCGAGCCGTGACGGCGCAGGTGGAGCTCGTTCGCGAATCGGATGGCGCGGTCGTGCGAGCGTGGGACGTCCCGGCCGAGCCCGGTCGCCCGGCCGAGATCCGCTGGGACGGAAAAACCGTCGACGGGGGCGTGCAGAATGGCCGCTACCGCTTCCGCATCGCAGGCGACGCAGCCACTGCGGCGAGCCCCGCCCCCGACGCGCAGGCCGACTTCGCCTACTTCGACCACGTCTTCCCGATCCGCGGGCGTCACAACATGGGCTACACCGACACGAACAACTTCGGTGGCGGTCGCAACCACAAGGGCCAGGACATGTTCGCTGCTTGCGGCACGCGCCTGGCGGCAGCCCGCGGCGGTCGCGTGAAGTTCGCCGGGTATCACAGCGCCGCCGGCAACTACGTCGTCATCGATGGCGCCGGCACGGACGTCGACTACGTCTACATGCACTTGCGCTCGGCCCCGCTCGTCAGGACCGGGCAGCGTGTGTTCACCGGGCAGCAGATCGGTGAAGTCGGAGAAACCGGACGCGCAACCGGCTGCCACCTGCACTTCGAGATGTGGTCGGCGCCCGGCTGGTATGACGGCGGGGCGGCCTTCGACCCGCTCCCGCATCTACAGGCCTGGGACGCGTACAGCTGA